In Candidatus Hamiltonella defensa 5AT (Acyrthosiphon pisum), one genomic interval encodes:
- the tusC gene encoding sulfurtransferase complex subunit TusC, with protein MKSIAFIFTQAPHGSANGREGLDALLATSGLIQNPENTIGVFFISDGVLQLLPQQRPEMILARNYIDTFGVLTLYDVKKCYICLHSLKERGLKEFGHWVLDVEVLSAGCLRKKLANYDICLTF; from the coding sequence ATGAAATCCATCGCTTTTATTTTTACTCAAGCTCCGCATGGGTCAGCAAATGGCAGAGAAGGGCTTGATGCTCTTCTCGCCACTTCTGGATTAATTCAAAATCCAGAAAATACCATAGGAGTATTCTTTATTTCAGATGGTGTTTTACAACTTTTACCCCAGCAGAGACCAGAAATGATTTTAGCAAGAAATTATATTGATACCTTTGGTGTTTTAACACTGTATGATGTCAAAAAATGCTATATCTGTTTGCACTCATTAAAAGAGCGTGGATTAAAAGAATTCGGACATTGGGTTCTCGATGTGGAGGTTTTATCTGCTGGTTGTTTACGTAAAAAATTAGCGAATTATGATATTTGTTTAACATTTTAA